Sequence from the Sphingomonas koreensis genome:
TGGAGCCGGTCTTCCACGTGCTGCCGGATGGCGTTGCCCGTATCGACCCGATGACCCGAAACCCGGATATCCATATCTTCCTCCGTCAATATGAGCAGCAGCTAGGAACGCACGCGGCAGCCGTCAACCGGCTGCCGGATTGCCCCAAAGCGGCTCCTCGAACCCGGCCATAAACGCCGAATGGCGGGCCAGTTCCTCATCGCTCGGCACAAAAACCCGTGCCGGGCGCGCGTTGCTCTTCACCGCGGCGGCCTCCACCCGCTCGCTCGCCGCTGCAGCCTCTACCGCGAGGCCCAGCGTGATCTGCCGTCCGCCGGTCAGCTCGATGAACACCTGCGCCAGCAGCTGCGCGTCGAGCAGCGCGCCATGCAGCTCGCGCGCCGAAAGATCGATGCCGTAACGCACGCACAGCGCATCCAGCGTGTGCTTCGCGCCGGGATGCTTCGCGCGCGCCATGGTCAGCGTATCGACGATGCGCTCCACCTGGAGCAGCGGGCGCCCGCAAGCACCCAGCTCGCCGTTGATAAAGCCAAAATCGAACATCGCATTGTGCGCGATCAGCGGGCAATCACCCAGAAACTCGATCAGCTCGTCGCAAACCTCGGGAAAGCGCGGCTTGTCGGCCAGAAAGGCTTCGGAAAGGCCGTGCACCGCGAACGCCTCAACCGGCATGTCGCGATCGGGATTGAGGTAGCGATGGAAGCTGCGACCGGTAGGTACGCGGTTCACCAGCTCGACACAGCCGATCTCCACCAGCCGGTGCCCTGCATTGAAGCTGAGGCCGGTGGTTTCGGTATCGAACACGATTTCCCGCATGAGCTGACTATCGGCCTTCCGTGCCCGCTAGGCAAGCGATGACCGCGCGAACCGCCGAACGCGTTTCGTCCAGCGTACCGCCGGTGGGGATCACGAAATCGGCACGCTTGCGCTTTTCGGAGTCGGGCATCTGCTTGGAAAGAATCGACTCGAACCGTTCCCCGGTCATTCCCGGCCGCGCGAGAACACGTGCGCGCTGGATGTCTGCAGGCGCGGAAACGACAGCGATCTTATCGACTTGCTGCCACCCCCCCGCCTCGAACAGCAACGGGATGTCGAGCACGACCAGCGGCTGCGCGCGATTCGATTCGAGAAACGCGGCGCGTTCGTCCGCGACGGCGGGGTGGACGATCGCCTCCAATCGCTTGAGCGCATCCGGATTACCGAAGACGGCCTTGCCCAAAAGCGCCCGGTCTACGCCCGATTCGCCGGTCGTACCGGGAAATGCCGACTCGATCTGCCGCACCAGCCGTCCCCCCGGGCCCTGCAGCCTGTGAACCTCGGCATCGGCATCGAACACCGGCACGCCATCGTCAGCGAACATCGCCGCGACGGTCGACTTGCCCATGCCGATCGATCCAGTGAGGCCCAAGATGATCATCGACGCATGATCATGCGGTGAGCAGCGCCCGCAACTCGGCATCATGCTCGCGGGGCGGAGCGTTGCCGAAGAACAATTCGAAGGCGAGCGCTGCCTGGCCGATCAGCATCTCCAGCCCGTCGACCGTATCCAGATCGCGCGCGCGCGCCGCAGCCAGCAACCCTGTCTCAAGCGGGGCATAGACCGCGTCATAGACCACGGCATCGTCGGGCAGGTTGCCGAGATCGAGCTCCAGCGGCGGCTGCCCGGTCATCCCGAGCGAGCTGGCATTGACCAGCAGCGCCACCGGCGGGATCGGCGCATTCAGCGCGACCACATCGCCCTTCAACCCGAAGGTCGCGAGCAGCCCCATCGCCTTCAGGGGCGAGCGGTTGAGGATCGTCACATGCCCGACCCCGGCGCGTGCCAGCGCGAACAGGATCGCGCGCGCCGCACCACCCGCACCGACCATGGCGACCGGCGCGCCCTCAAGGTCGAACTCGGCGAGCGGCGCATAGAATCCCGCCGCATCGGTATTGGTGCCGATCAGCGTTCCCTCCGCGCTGCGGAACACCGTGTTGATCGCCCCGATCGTGTCGCGCACGCCGCCGGGATCGGGGACATGATCGAGCGACGCGATCTTGTGCGGCGCGGTGATGTTGCAGCCACGCCAGTTCGGATCGTCGCGGCGCGAAGCGAAGAAGCCGGCCAGCCCCTCGGCGGTGACATGCGTCTTCCGATAGGATGCGGAAAGGCCGAGCTTGTCGAGCCAGAACCCGTGGATCACCGGCGATTTGGACTGGGCGATCGGGTCACCGATCACTTCGGCATAGGCATTGGTCATGACGTCAACACGCCCCTTGTACGCAGATAATCGAGGATGTTCAGCAGGGGCATGCCGAGGATCGTGTACTGGCTCCCCTCCATCCGGGAGAAGAGCTGCACCCCGCGGCCCTCGACCCGGTAGCAGCCGACACACCCCGCGATCGCCGGCCATTCGGCATCGAGATAGTCGGCGATGAACGCATCGGAGAGCGGCCGTACAGTCAGGCGCGCACGATCGACATGGCGCCAGACCGGGCGGCCGTTCTCGGCAATCACTGCGGCGCTGTAGAGATCGTGGCGCTTGCCCGAGAGCAGGCGGAGATGCCGCTGCGCATCGGCGCGATCGACCGGCTTGTCGAGCAGAATGCCGTCCTCGATCGCCACGACCGAATCGCAGCCGAGCACCAAGGTGCCGGGGACCCGCTGGCTCACCTTGAGCGCCTTGAGCTCGGCAAGCGCGTCGGCCAAGTCGCGCGGCGCAACTCCTGCAAGTCCCGCCTTGGCGGCGTCCTCGTCGACATGTGCGGCCAGCGCCTCATGCGGCACCCCGGCGGCAGTCAGCATCGCGCGGCGCGAGGCGCTGGTAGACGCGAGCACGATCATTCGGCACGCGTCCCCGAGCCCGTCGCGCGCTCGTTGCACAAGGTGATGATCGCTGCCGCGGTTTCCTCGATCGAGCGGCGGGTGACGTCGATCACCGGCCAGCCATTGTCGGCAAACATGCGCCGGGCATAGGCGACCTCGCGCTGTACCGCCTCATGCTCGACATAGGAGGTCTCGTCCTGCTGGTTGAGCGAGAGCAGGCGGTTGCGGCGCACCTGGATCAACCGCTCGGGGCTGGTGGTGAGGCCCACGACCATCGGATGCTTGAGCGCGAACAGGGTGGAAGGCGGCGGGGATTCGGGGACGATCGGGATGTTTGCGACCTTGAACCCGCGATTGGCGAGATAGATCGAGGTCGGCGTCTTGGAGGTGCGCGACACGCCGGCAAGGAGGATATCCGCCTCCTCCCAATTCTCCCAATTGACCCCGTCGTCATGCGCGATGGTGAACTGGATCGCGTCGACACGCGCGAAATAGGCGGCGTCGAGCGTATGCTGCCGGCCCGGCCGCGCCTTCATCTCCTGCCCCAGCATGCTCGACAGCGCGTGGTTGACCGGATCGAGCGGCGCCACCGCCGGCAGGCCGATCGCACGGCAGCGCGTTTCCAGCGTGCGGCGAATCTCGGGATTGACCAGCGTGAAGATCACCAGCCCGGGATTCTGCGCGATCTCGCCCAGGATACGTTCGAGATGCGTCTCGCTTCGTACCATCGGCCAGAAATGGCGCAGCACCTCGACATCGTCGAACTGCGCCAGCGCGGCCTTGGCGATATTCTCCAGCGTCTCGCCGGTAGAATCGGAGAGCAAATGGAGGTGCAGCCGCATCAGCGGGACAGATCTGTGGAAAACATGCGGAAAATCGCTAGCGCAACGGCAGGGGCACGCCAAGCGGCCCGATCGATCCACGATCAGGGCAACTCATCCACAACGCGTTCCACATGGGTCCGGATGCACGCACAGCCTGTGGATGATGTGGACGGCATCTGCGACTCCGCGGCGAATCGCGGGCGATTCCGGCGTCAATCTGTTGGCAGAATGGGCACGAACGCCTAAGCCCCGGCATCCACGCGCCAACTAACAACAACATCCTTCTTTGAATCTTTTCTTCTTTTAGAAGATGGAATGAGCGGTCCTGTGAATTCGAACCTTCTGCCCTCAAAGCCCCTTCTCGATGTGCTTTCCGGAAAGCGCGTCGATGCGCCGCCGATGTGGCTCATGCGCCAGGCCGGACGCTATCTTCCCGAATATCGCGCATTGCGGGCGGAGAAGGGCGGGTTCCTCGAGCTGGTCAACGACAGCGAAGCGGCAGCCGAGGTCACCCTCCAGCCGATCCGGCGTTTCGGCTTCGACGGCGCGATCCTCTTTTCCGACATCCTCGTCGTGCCCCATGCGCTGGGACAGGATCTGTGGTTCGAGGCGGGCGAAGGACCTCGGCTGGCCCCCAAGCTGGTCGATCATGCGCTGGAAAGCCTCACTGCGGCCCCTGAGCGGCTGAATCCGGTGTACGGAACGGTCCGCCGGGTTGCAGCCGCGCTTCCGGCTCAAACCGCCTTCCTGGGCTTTGCAGGGAGCCCCTGGACCAACGCGACCTATATGGTGGCCGGACAGGGCAGCCGTGACCAGAGCGAGACGCGGCGAATGGCCTATGCCGATCCGGGCGCATTCGGAGCGATCATCGATGCGATCGTCGCGATGTCGATCGATTATCTGGCGAAGCAGGTCGAAGCGGGCGTCGAGGCGGTGCAGCTGTTCGACAGCTGGGCCGGATCCTTGTCACCCGCACAGTTCGAACGCTGGGTGATTGCGCCCAATGCGGCCATCGTCGCAGGTCTGCGTGCGCGATGTCCGCAGGTGAGGATCATCGGCTTTCCCAAGGGTGCGGGCGGCAAGCTCGCCGCCTATGCCCGCGAAACCGGGGTGGACGCGATCGGGCTGGACGAGACGGTCGATCCCGTCTGGGCGCATCGCGAACTGCCAGCCGGGCTGCCCGTTCAGGGCAATCTCGATCCGCTGGCGCTGATCGCCGGCGGAACGGAGCTGGAGGCGGCGGTCCGGCGGGTGCTTGATGCGCTGTCAGACCGACCCCATATCTTCAATCTAGGGCACGGCATCCAGCAGGATACGCCGATCGCCCATGTCGACCAGCTGATCGGCATCGTTCGGGGGGCAGCCAAGTGACCGGATTTCTGGGCGCAGCCTATCTCTGGGTCAAAGCAGCGCACGTCATCTTCGTGATCTTCTGGATGGCGGGGCTGTTCATTCTGCCCCGGTATCTGGTTCACCATCAGGAAGCGCTGGCTGATCCGGCGCAGGCCAGGGCCTGGGCGGATCGCGAGGTGAAGCTGCGCCGCATGATTCTAACTCCTTCGATTGGCGTGGTCTGGGTGCTCGGCATCGCGTTGGCGATCAACCTCGGCCTTTTCGAGGGCGGAGCGGGGCTGGGCTGGCTGCATGCCAAGCTGCTCCTTGTCCTGCTGCTGTCGGGCTATCATGGCTGGGCCGTGGCATATTCTAAGCGGCTCGCGGCGGGACAGGGCAGCCTCTCCTCCCGCCAGTTGCGGATGATCAACGAGATCCCCGCAATCTTCGTCGCGCTGATCGTTGTTCTTGCCGTGGTACGCCCGTTCTGACCGCTTGACTTGAATCCGGCCGGAACCTAATCGCGCAACTGTCGTGTCGCCCTTCCGGCGGCTGCGGCATCCTTCCTTTTTCCTCAAGCCATCGCCAGCGTCTCAACGCCCGGAAACCTTCCCAGCGATCGCCACACGGACTCCCCCCAAATGCATCTCAAAGACCTCAAGAAGACCCCCCCCGCCGAGCTGGTGACGATGGCCGAGGAGCTCGGCGTCGAGAGCGCCTCGACGCTCCGCAAGCAGGATCTGATGTTCGCGATCCTCAAGGCCCAGGCCGAGAATGGCGAGCAGATCATGGGCGAGGGCACGATCGAAGTGCTCCAGGACGGCTTCGGCTTCCTGCGCAGCCCGCAGGCAAACTATCTCGCCGGTCCCGACGACATCTATGTCTCGCCCAACCAGGTGCGTAAGTTCGGCCTGCGCACCGGCGACACGGTCGAAGGCGAGATCCGCGCGCCCAAGGACGGCGAGCGCTATTTCGCCCTGACCAAGCTGGTCAGCGTCAACTTCGACGATCCCGATGCGGTGCGCCATCGCGTCAATTTCGATAACCTGACGCCGCTCTATCCCGAGCAGAAGCTGACCCTGGATCCGGCCGATCCCACCGTGAAGGACAAGTCGGCACGCGTCATCGACATCGTCTCGCCCCAGGGCAAGGGCCAGCGCACGCTGATCGTCGCGCCGCCCCGCGTCGGCAAGACGGTGATGCTCCAGAACATCGCCAAGGCGATCACCGACAACCATCCCGAAGTGTTCCTGCTGGTCCTGCTCATCGACGAGCGGCCTGAGGAAGTCACCGACATGCAGCGCAGCGTGAAGGGTGAGGTGGTGAGTTCGACGTTCGACGAGCCGGCGACCCGCCACGTCCAGGTCGCCGAAATGGTGATCGAGAAAGCCAAGCGCCTGGTCGAGCACAAGAAGGATGTCGTCATCCTGCTCGACTCGATCACGCGTCTCGGCCGCGCCTACAACACCGTCGTCCCCTCATCGGGCAAGGTGCTGACCGGCGGCGTCGATGCCAATGCACTCCAGCGTCCGAAGCGTTTCTTCGGCGCCGCGCGCAACATCGAGGAAGGCGGTTCGCTCTCGATTATCGCCACCGCGCTGATCGATACCGGCAGCCGCATGGACGAGGTGATCTTCGAAGAGTTCAAGGGCACCGGTAACTCCGAAATCGTCCTCGACCGCAAGGTTGCGGACAAGCGCATCTTCCCGGCGCTCGATGTCGGCAAATCGGGCACGCGCAAGGAAGAGCTGCTGGTCGAGAAGGGTACGCTCAGTAAGATGTGGGTCCTTCGCCGCATCCTCATGCAGATGGGTACCATCGACGCGATGGAGTTCCTGCTCGACAAGATGAAGGACTCGAAGACCAACGAGGACTTCTTCGACTCGATGAACCAGTAAGCGGCTTTGGGGGTTTAACAGGGCATGTCGGAACTCTGGGGGCATATCGTCCACGATTTCGCGGGGCTGTTCGCGGGCGATGCCAGCGCATGGCTCGCCTTCGGTCAGGTGATCCTGATCGATATCGTGCTGGCGGGCGACAATGCGATCGTCATTGGCGCGCTGGCAGCGGGCTTGCCTGCGGATCAGCGCAAGAAGGTGATCCTGATCGGCATCATCGCCGCACTGGTGCTGCGCATCGGTTTCGCGCTGGTGGTGACCCAGCTGATGGCAGTGATCGGCCTCGTCTTCGCGGGCGGCGTGCTGCTGCTCTGGGTCGCCTGGAAGATGTATCGTGAGATCGTCGTCGGCAGCCACAGCCCGGGATCGCCCGAGATCGAGGGCGACGAGCATTCGGGCCTGAAGCCCGCCAAGAGCTTTGCCGGGGCTGCCTGGGCGGTTGCGGTAGCCGATGTCTCGATGAGCCTCGACAACGTCCTGGCGGTCGCAGGTGCGGCACGCGCACATCCGGGCATTCTGATGGTCGGCCTGGTCATCGCGGTCGCGCTGATGGGCGTCGCAGCGAACATCATTGCCAAATATATCGAACGCTATCGCTGGATTGCCTGGGTCGGCCTGTTGGTTATCCTCTACGTCGCCGGGTCGATGATCTATTCGGGAATCGTCGACAAGGATATCGGGATCCTGCAGCTCTTCCACTAAGCTGCTGATCCAGAACGAAAACGGGCGGCGTCCATCAGGGCGCCGCCCTTTTCGTATCAGCCGATATGCTCGGCGAAGAAGGCTTCGGTGCGGCTGTCGGCGAGATGGGCCGCTGCCTCCGATCGGCGGTTGCCCATCTCGGTCGCGAAGCCATGGTCCTCGCCGGGATAGTCGTAGAGCGTGACGCGCGGGTGATCGTCGAGCCCTTCATGCATCTTCGCCTGAACCTCGGGCGGCACGAAGCCGTCATTGCCGGCGATGTGGAGTAGCAGCGGCCGGGCGATGGCATGCTTCTCGTTCAGCAGCCCGTCGACGCCAACCGCATAATAACCGACGCTGGCGTCGCTGTCGGTGCGTGCGGCGGTCATGTAGGCGAGGCGGCCGCCGAGGCAATAGCCGGTGACGCCCACCTTGCCGTCGGTCGCGGCGCGCGCGGCGCGGATCGCCGCCTCGATGTCCTCGATCCCCTTGTCCTGATCGAACTTGCCAAACAGGTCGAGCCCGCGCTGGAACTGGTCGGGGACGTCCGGGTCGAGCTGGATGCCGGGATCGAGCCGCCAGAACAGGTCGGGCGCGAAGGCGACATAGCCCTTGGACGCCCAGTGATCGCATTTGCGGCGGATTCCCTCATTCACGCCGAAGACCTCCTGGATGACGATGATGGCGCCGCGCGGCGATTCTTCGGGATCTGCGCGATAGGCGACAAAGCTGCCGCTGCCATCGAGGCTGTGAATCGTGGTGGTCGCCATTCGTATCTCCTGTCAGAGGTGGCGCTGCTCGTGATCGAGCAGCTTTTGCGAGGTCGCCGGGTCGTTCAAGTAGAAGTTATTGAAATTCCAATATAAATAGGCGCGTATCTGCTCCTCGGCTTCACGAACGATATCCGTTTCACCCTGTCGCACGCTAATTTCCGAGCCCAGATCGATACGGATCTTCGTTTCGCCAGCGCCTTCGATGGGGGCGGGGCCGATGGGCGTTGCGATCAGGACATGGTCGCGCGCATACATGGGACTAGCGTAGGGCAGGGCGAGCGTCCCGCTCAAGCGGAGAAGAGCCTATGAAGATCAATGTCGAGATCGATTGCACGCCCGAGGAAGCCCGGCGCACGATGGGGTTGCCGGATTTCACGCCGGTTCACGACCATTATATCAAGATGCTGCTCGATTCGATGGACAAGGGGATGGTGAATCCCGATATGATCGAGTCGATGATGAAAGGCTGGATGCCAATGGGCGAGGCCGGAATGAATTTCTGGCGCGGCATGTTCGACATGGGCAAGCGTAGCGAGTGACCGACACGATCTTCGCGCTATCGAGCGGGCAGGTACCCGCGGCGATCGGCGTGATCCGTATTTCCGGACCTAAAGCGTTCGTGGCGGTAGAAGCGCTCGCGGGTAGCTTGCCGCCGCCACGCCGCGCATCGTTGCGAACGTTACGCACAAAAGACGCGCATCTCGACCGGGCGCTCGTGCTGATCTTCCCTGGTCCTGAAACGGCGACTGGAGAGGATCTTGCGGAACTTCACGTCCACGGCGGCCGGGCAGTCGTGCGGGCGATCGAGTCGGCGCTTTCCACCGTACCGGGCCTGCGTAGCGCCGAAGCGGGAGAGTTTACACGGCGAGCGCTCGGCAACGGTCGGATCGACCTGACCGAGGCGGAAGGTCTGGCGGACTTGCTTGCGGCCGAGACCGAGGCACAGCGTCGTGCGGCAATGCGAGCTGCCGAGGGCGGCATGCGTCAGCGGATCGGCAACTGGGCAACGCGTACACTGCAATTCTCCGCGGCGATCGAGGCGCTGCTCGATCATGCCGATGAGGATGATATCGCTGCCGAAGCCGGCTTGCTCGATCAGGTGCGTGCGGATGCGCGGACATTGGCGGCGGAGATCGAGGCGCTGCTGGCCGAGCCGGGGATAGAGCGGCTGCGCGATGGAATCCGCGTCGTGCTCGCCGGATCGCCCAATGCCGGCAAGTCGACCTTGCTCAACGCGTTGGTCGGGCGTGAGGCGGCGATCGTTTCGCCGCTTGCGGGAACGACGCGGGACCGGATCGAGGCTCCGGTGATGCGGGACGGTGTTGCCTATCTGCTCACCGATACCGCCGGATTGCACGATGCACCGTCGGACATGGTCGAGGAGATCGGAATCGTCCGGGCGAAGGAGGCGCTCGATCAGGCGGACTTGATCCTGTGGCTTGACGACGTTCCGCCGCCCGCATTGACCGCGCCACACATCCTGATCCATCCTCGAACCGACGAGCCCGGACGTGGGGCCGTCGTGGACCGCCGGTTGCGTGTGTCCGCCCGGACCGGGGAGGGGATGGCGCAGTTGTGGGAGCGGATCGCCGAGCTGGCTGGAGCCATGCTTCCGACACCGGACGCCATCCCGTTCAATCGTCGCCAGCGTGATCTCGCGGCATTGGCCGCGGCATCTCTACGTGGCGTGGCCGAGGGAAGCGACCTGCTGCTGATCGCGGAGGAGCTGCGGCGCGCGCTGCGCGCCTTCGACCGGATCACCGGCGCCGCCGATGTCGAGGCGATGCTCGACACGCTGTTCGGGCGCTTTTGCATCGGTAAGTAGATGTTCCACGTGGAACGCTTTTGACCCGGGCCCCCGCCGGCGCTATTTCGGGCGCCATGCGGACATGGGATGTGATCGTGATCGGCGGCGGACACGCCGGAACCGAAGCGGCTGCGGCGGCTGCGCGCTGTGGCGCGCGCGCCGCGCTTGTCACCTTCGACCCGGCGATGCTTGGCGCGATGTCATGCAACCCCGCCATCGGGGGCCTCGGCAAAGGTCATCTGGTGCGCGAAGTCGATGCGCTGGATGGCCTGATCGGACGCGCCGCGGACCAGGCGGCGATCCATTATCGCCTGCTCAATCGATCCAAGGGCCCGGCTGTACAGGGTCCGCGGGTTCAGGCGGACCGCAGGCGCTACGCCGCTGCGATCCAGACGATGCTGGCTGCCCAGGCGGGGCTCGATATCGTTGAAGGTGAGGCAGTGGGCTTGCTGATCGAGCAGGGACGGGTGAACGGCGTCCAGTTGGGTGATGGCGAGATGCTGCGTTGCGCGGCGGCGGTCATCGCCAGCGGTACCTTTCTGGGCGGGCGCATCTTCCGAGGCGAGGAGCGCGAGACGGGCGGACGCGTCGGCGAGCGTGCCGCTACCGCGTTAGGAATCCAGTTACGCGAACTTGCGCTTCCGATCACGCGCCTGAAGACGGGCACCCCGCCGCGTCTGGACGGCCG
This genomic interval carries:
- a CDS encoding pyruvate, water dikinase regulatory protein; the protein is MRLHLHLLSDSTGETLENIAKAALAQFDDVEVLRHFWPMVRSETHLERILGEIAQNPGLVIFTLVNPEIRRTLETRCRAIGLPAVAPLDPVNHALSSMLGQEMKARPGRQHTLDAAYFARVDAIQFTIAHDDGVNWENWEEADILLAGVSRTSKTPTSIYLANRGFKVANIPIVPESPPPSTLFALKHPMVVGLTTSPERLIQVRRNRLLSLNQQDETSYVEHEAVQREVAYARRMFADNGWPVIDVTRRSIEETAAAIITLCNERATGSGTRAE
- a CDS encoding YjbE family putative metal transport protein (Members of this highly hydrophobic protein family,regularly are found preceded by the yybP-ykoY manganese riboswitch (see RF00080). A metal cation transport function is proposed.); protein product: MSELWGHIVHDFAGLFAGDASAWLAFGQVILIDIVLAGDNAIVIGALAAGLPADQRKKVILIGIIAALVLRIGFALVVTQLMAVIGLVFAGGVLLLWVAWKMYREIVVGSHSPGSPEIEGDEHSGLKPAKSFAGAAWAVAVADVSMSLDNVLAVAGAARAHPGILMVGLVIAVALMGVAANIIAKYIERYRWIAWVGLLVILYVAGSMIYSGIVDKDIGILQLFH
- the dnaQ gene encoding DNA polymerase III subunit epsilon yields the protein MREIVFDTETTGLSFNAGHRLVEIGCVELVNRVPTGRSFHRYLNPDRDMPVEAFAVHGLSEAFLADKPRFPEVCDELIEFLGDCPLIAHNAMFDFGFINGELGACGRPLLQVERIVDTLTMARAKHPGAKHTLDALCVRYGIDLSARELHGALLDAQLLAQVFIELTGGRQITLGLAVEAAAASERVEAAAVKSNARPARVFVPSDEELARHSAFMAGFEEPLWGNPAAG
- the rho gene encoding transcription termination factor Rho, which produces MHLKDLKKTPPAELVTMAEELGVESASTLRKQDLMFAILKAQAENGEQIMGEGTIEVLQDGFGFLRSPQANYLAGPDDIYVSPNQVRKFGLRTGDTVEGEIRAPKDGERYFALTKLVSVNFDDPDAVRHRVNFDNLTPLYPEQKLTLDPADPTVKDKSARVIDIVSPQGKGQRTLIVAPPRVGKTVMLQNIAKAITDNHPEVFLLVLLIDERPEEVTDMQRSVKGEVVSSTFDEPATRHVQVAEMVIEKAKRLVEHKKDVVILLDSITRLGRAYNTVVPSSGKVLTGGVDANALQRPKRFFGAARNIEEGGSLSIIATALIDTGSRMDEVIFEEFKGTGNSEIVLDRKVADKRIFPALDVGKSGTRKEELLVEKGTLSKMWVLRRILMQMGTIDAMEFLLDKMKDSKTNEDFFDSMNQ
- the hemE gene encoding uroporphyrinogen decarboxylase; this encodes MSGPVNSNLLPSKPLLDVLSGKRVDAPPMWLMRQAGRYLPEYRALRAEKGGFLELVNDSEAAAEVTLQPIRRFGFDGAILFSDILVVPHALGQDLWFEAGEGPRLAPKLVDHALESLTAAPERLNPVYGTVRRVAAALPAQTAFLGFAGSPWTNATYMVAGQGSRDQSETRRMAYADPGAFGAIIDAIVAMSIDYLAKQVEAGVEAVQLFDSWAGSLSPAQFERWVIAPNAAIVAGLRARCPQVRIIGFPKGAGGKLAAYARETGVDAIGLDETVDPVWAHRELPAGLPVQGNLDPLALIAGGTELEAAVRRVLDALSDRPHIFNLGHGIQQDTPIAHVDQLIGIVRGAAK
- the mnmE gene encoding tRNA uridine-5-carboxymethylaminomethyl(34) synthesis GTPase MnmE, whose translation is MTDTIFALSSGQVPAAIGVIRISGPKAFVAVEALAGSLPPPRRASLRTLRTKDAHLDRALVLIFPGPETATGEDLAELHVHGGRAVVRAIESALSTVPGLRSAEAGEFTRRALGNGRIDLTEAEGLADLLAAETEAQRRAAMRAAEGGMRQRIGNWATRTLQFSAAIEALLDHADEDDIAAEAGLLDQVRADARTLAAEIEALLAEPGIERLRDGIRVVLAGSPNAGKSTLLNALVGREAAIVSPLAGTTRDRIEAPVMRDGVAYLLTDTAGLHDAPSDMVEEIGIVRAKEALDQADLILWLDDVPPPALTAPHILIHPRTDEPGRGAVVDRRLRVSARTGEGMAQLWERIAELAGAMLPTPDAIPFNRRQRDLAALAAASLRGVAEGSDLLLIAEELRRALRAFDRITGAADVEAMLDTLFGRFCIGK
- a CDS encoding Maf family protein; its protein translation is MIVLASTSASRRAMLTAAGVPHEALAAHVDEDAAKAGLAGVAPRDLADALAELKALKVSQRVPGTLVLGCDSVVAIEDGILLDKPVDRADAQRHLRLLSGKRHDLYSAAVIAENGRPVWRHVDRARLTVRPLSDAFIADYLDAEWPAIAGCVGCYRVEGRGVQLFSRMEGSQYTILGMPLLNILDYLRTRGVLTS
- a CDS encoding DUF6489 family protein, yielding MKINVEIDCTPEEARRTMGLPDFTPVHDHYIKMLLDSMDKGMVNPDMIESMMKGWMPMGEAGMNFWRGMFDMGKRSE
- the coaE gene encoding dephospho-CoA kinase (Dephospho-CoA kinase (CoaE) performs the final step in coenzyme A biosynthesis.) — translated: MIILGLTGSIGMGKSTVAAMFADDGVPVFDADAEVHRLQGPGGRLVRQIESAFPGTTGESGVDRALLGKAVFGNPDALKRLEAIVHPAVADERAAFLESNRAQPLVVLDIPLLFEAGGWQQVDKIAVVSAPADIQRARVLARPGMTGERFESILSKQMPDSEKRKRADFVIPTGGTLDETRSAVRAVIACLAGTEGR
- a CDS encoding dienelactone hydrolase family protein encodes the protein MATTTIHSLDGSGSFVAYRADPEESPRGAIIVIQEVFGVNEGIRRKCDHWASKGYVAFAPDLFWRLDPGIQLDPDVPDQFQRGLDLFGKFDQDKGIEDIEAAIRAARAATDGKVGVTGYCLGGRLAYMTAARTDSDASVGYYAVGVDGLLNEKHAIARPLLLHIAGNDGFVPPEVQAKMHEGLDDHPRVTLYDYPGEDHGFATEMGNRRSEAAAHLADSRTEAFFAEHIG
- a CDS encoding CopD family protein; translated protein: MTGFLGAAYLWVKAAHVIFVIFWMAGLFILPRYLVHHQEALADPAQARAWADREVKLRRMILTPSIGVVWVLGIALAINLGLFEGGAGLGWLHAKLLLVLLLSGYHGWAVAYSKRLAAGQGSLSSRQLRMINEIPAIFVALIVVLAVVRPF
- a CDS encoding shikimate dehydrogenase family protein yields the protein MTNAYAEVIGDPIAQSKSPVIHGFWLDKLGLSASYRKTHVTAEGLAGFFASRRDDPNWRGCNITAPHKIASLDHVPDPGGVRDTIGAINTVFRSAEGTLIGTNTDAAGFYAPLAEFDLEGAPVAMVGAGGAARAILFALARAGVGHVTILNRSPLKAMGLLATFGLKGDVVALNAPIPPVALLVNASSLGMTGQPPLELDLGNLPDDAVVYDAVYAPLETGLLAAARARDLDTVDGLEMLIGQAALAFELFFGNAPPREHDAELRALLTA